A stretch of the Aegilops tauschii subsp. strangulata cultivar AL8/78 chromosome 4, Aet v6.0, whole genome shotgun sequence genome encodes the following:
- the LOC109734534 gene encoding calmodulin calcium-dependent NAD kinase: protein MQQQDGFARQLLLRVVALCHGSSKLPPLPAPPAMAEMPRVEMAGDGRVEHLEKFSHYVARQIGFEDASECPHLCKAANNYLRQTNSCMADVYGLLDGVPDADALYVKLVDELERCILGYFAFHWDHSTILVTQALSVDSANKKKLRNVILEANRKQRFERITKDLKVARVFSTLVHEMKAIGTVTGMNGEEEAHCTDVMAPVAHNDRSPVLLLMGGGMGAGKSTVLKEILQEPFWIEAGTNALVVEADAFKETDVIYRAISSMGHHNDMLQTAELVHKSSTDAASSLLVTALNEGRDVILDGTLSWEPFVEQTIAMARAVHSQRHRMGVGYKVDEDGTITENYWEPVPNDQDFVAANRDRKPYRIEVVGVVCDAYLAVARGIRRAIMTGRAVRVNSQLTSHKRFAAAFQKYCQLVDGAKLYSSNSLGSPQLIAWKGDINGSLLVEPREIDCLDKVSNLNEGATSLHDLYPGGATTCGSRSIWDDMIVAPSRATVQREIREAIRSVEPTVTPTAL from the exons ATGCAGCAGCAAG ATGGGTTCGCCAGGCAGCTGCTGCTCCGCGTCGTCGCGCTGTGCCATGGGAGTAGTAAGCTGCCGCCGCTGCCGGCTCCCCCGGCCATGGCGGAAATGCCGAGGGTGGAGATGGCCGGCGACGGCCGCGTCGAGCATCTCGAGAAGTTCTCCCACTACGTCG CTCGGCAGATTGGGTTCGAGGACGCGAGCGAGTGCCCCCACCTGTGCAAGGCGGCCAACAACTACCTCCGGCAGACCAACAGCTGCATGGCGGACGTGTACGGCCTCCTGGACGGCGTCCCGGACGCCGACGCGCTCTACGTCAAGTTGGTGGACGAGCTGGAGAGATGCATCCTCGGCTACTTCGCCTTCCACTGGGACCATTCCACCATTCTCGTCACCCAG GCCTTGAGCGTCGACAGCGCCAACAAAAAGAAGCTGAGGAACGTGATTCTGGAAGCTAACAG GAAGCAACGATTCGAGCGGATTACGAAGGACCTGAAGGTGGCGCGGGTGTTCTCCACACTGGTGCACGAGATGAAGGCCATCGGCACGGTGACAGGGATGAACGGCGAGGAGGAGGCGCACTGCACCGACGTGATGGCCCCGGTGGCGCACAACGACCGGTCCCCGGTGCTGCTGCTGATGGGCGGCGGCATGGGCGCCGGCAAGAGCACCGTGCTCAAGGAGATACTTCAAGA GCCGTTTTGGATAGAGGCGGGGACGAACGCGCTGGTGGTTGAGGCGGACGCTTTCAAGGAGACGGACGTGATCTACCGCGCAATTAGCTCCATGGGCCACCACAACGACATGCTTCAGACAGCAGAGCTG GTGCACAAGTCGTCGACGGACGCGGCGTCGTCGCTGCTGGTGACGGCGCTGAACGAGGGGCGCGACGTGATCCTGGACGGCACGCTCTCCTGGGAGCCCTTCGTGGAGCAGACCATCGCCATGGCCCGGGCCGTGCACTCCCAGCGCCACCGCATGGGCGTGGGCTACAAGGTGGACGAGGACGGCACCATCACCGAGAACTACTGGGAGCCCGTCCCCAACGACCAGGACTTCGTCGCCGCCAACAGGGACCGGAAGCCGTACCGGATCGAGGTCGTCGGCGTCGTCTGCGACGCCTACCTCGCCGTCGCCAGAGGGATCAG GAGAGCGATCATGACGGGGAGAGCGGTGAGGGTGAACTCGCAGCTCACGTCGCACAAGAGGTTCGCGGCGGCGTTCCAGAAGTACTGCCAGCTTGTGGACGGGGCCAAGCTCTACAGCTCCAACTCCTTGGGCTCTCCACAG CTGATCGCGTGGAAGGGCGACATCAACGGCAGCCTGCTGGTGGAGCCGCGCGAGATCGACTGCCTGGACAAGGTGAGCAACCTCAACGAGGGCGCCACCTCCCTGCACGACCTCTACCCCGGCGGCGCCACCACCTGCGGCTCCCGCTCAATCTGGGACGACATGATCGTCGCGCCGTCCCGCGCCACCGTCCAGCGAGAGATCCGGGAGGCCATCCGCTCCGTGGAGCCGACGGTGACGCCGACCGCCTTGTAG